In Nerophis lumbriciformis linkage group LG04, RoL_Nlum_v2.1, whole genome shotgun sequence, a single window of DNA contains:
- the LOC133603802 gene encoding C-type lectin domain family 4 member G-like, giving the protein MAETEVSYASVVFRSVGHSPSRAHEAEETLYDEVKVENGLHGDVKGRESKTRDQDVEDSRKAADDAAPNPKEARSRHPSLLLACCAMLLCVTLMLAIVAVFFYQKTASSTSAEKQECTSEGGNATQEIQQLRAKIAQLETDKKNLTRQVKATMADWDKFNVSRAQWAVDAYCPGENDARQCNACQHGWIHFESSCYLINNAQRRNRKTWEDARQSCKDQNSNLAVIENQEYMVFISDKSWGSSGTYGYWVGLRMEVGGWKWVNGREATEDWIPRSGISEKVCAISVESEGLKAVECTERQRWICQKAALSL; this is encoded by the exons CACACGAGGCAGAAGAAACACTGTACGATGAGGTCAAAGTTGAAAACGGTCTCCATGGCGACGTAAAGG GGAGGGAGTCCAAGACCAGAGACCAGGACGTGGAGGACAGTCGTAAAGCTGCCGACGACGCCGCACCGAACCCCAAAGAAGCACGGAGTCGTCATCCCAGTCTGCTGTTAGCTTGCTGCGCCATGCTACTCTGTGTCACGCTGATGCTCGCCATCGTGGCCGTCTTCTTCTACC AGAAAACGGCGTCGTCCACGTCGGCGGAAAAGCAGGAATGTACGTCAGAAGGCGGCAATGCCACGCAGGAAATCCAGCAGCTGAGAGCCAAGATAGCGCAGCTGGAGACGGACAAGAAGAACTTGACTCGACAGGTGAAAGCTACGATGGCCGACTGGGACAAGTTCAACGTCTCCCGGGCTCAGTGGGCCGTGGACGCCTACTGCCCGGGAGAAAATGATG CAAGACAGTGCAACGCCTGTCAACACGGTTGGATACATTTTGAGTCCAGTTGCTACCTCATCAACAACGCACAAAGACGTAATCGCAAGACTTGGGAAGACGCCCGCCAAAGCTGCAAAGACCAAAATTCTAACCTGGCTGTCATTGAAAACCAAGAGTACATG GTGTTCATCTCAGATAAGAGTTGGGGCAGCTCGGGCACCTATGGCTACTGGGTCGGCCTGAGAATGGAGGTCGGTGGATGGAAGTGGGTCAACGGCCGAGAAGCAACTGAAGA CTGGATACCACGGTCTGGCATTTCTGAGAAGGTCTGCGCCATTTCTGTGGAGTCCGAGGGATTGAAGGCTGTAGAATGCACTGAAAGACAACGATGGATTTGCCAAAAGGCGGCCTTATCACTTTAG